A region from the Sphaerodactylus townsendi isolate TG3544 linkage group LG01, MPM_Stown_v2.3, whole genome shotgun sequence genome encodes:
- the RAB17 gene encoding ras-related protein Rab-17 — protein sequence MDQRKAGNEEANPGRDANCPKESYVFKVVLLGNSSVGKSSLAYRYVKKDFRDSLPTVGCSFFNQCVTLDATTIKLEIWDTAGQEKYHSVCHLYYRGANAALLVYDIARKETFEKAKMWLSELEKEFLQSEIIIILVGNKLDLSAEREVTMEEAQEFAKTKCILWMETSAKSDYQVTELFITLARELLKLEQQKETTHWKKSRIDLQRTTSRQTKCCQI from the exons ATGgaccagaggaaggcagggaacgAAGAAGCCAACCCCGGCAGGGACGCCAACTGCCCTAAAGAGTCTTACGTTTTTAAAGTAGTTCTTCTGGGCAACAGCTCTGTTGGAAAGTCGAGCTTAGCTTACCGCTATGTGAAAAAAGACTTTCGGGACTCTCTGCCGACAGTGGGCT GTTCCTTCTTCAATCAGTGTGTCACTTTAGATGCCACCACAATTAAGTTGGAGATCTGGGACACTGCTGGCCAAGAGAAGTACCACAGTGTCTGTCATCTCTACTACCGAGGGGCAAATGCAGCTCTTCTGGTCTATGACATTGCCAGGAAG GAAACTTTTGAGAAAGCAAAAATGTGGCTGAGTGAACTGGAGAAGGAATTCCTTCAGAGTGAAATAATTATAATTTTGGTTGGCAATAAGCTCGATCTTTCAGCAGAGCGGGAGGTCACAATGGAG GAAGCACAAGAATTTGCAAAAACGAAATGCATATTATGGATGGAAACCTCAGCAAAGTCTGATTACCAAGTGACAGAACTCTTCATAACATTAG CTCGTGAGTTGTTAAAACTGGAGCAACAAAAAGAGACAACACATTGGAAGAAATCGCGGATTGATTTGCAAAGGACAACTTCCCGCCAAACTAAATGCTGCCAGATATAA